A genomic stretch from Coregonus clupeaformis isolate EN_2021a chromosome 23, ASM2061545v1, whole genome shotgun sequence includes:
- the LOC121536964 gene encoding mitogen-activated protein kinase kinase kinase kinase 4 isoform X11 — MANESPAKSLVDIDLASLRDPAGIFELVEVVGNGTYGQVYKGRHVKTGQLAAIKVMDVTEDEEEEIKLEINMLKKYSHHRNIATYYGAFIKKSPPGHDDQLWLVMEFCGAGSITDLVKNTKGNTLKEDWIAYISREILRGLAHLHAHHVIHRDIKGQNVLLTENAEVKLVDFGVSAQLDRTVGRRNTFIGTPYWMAPEVIACDENPDATYDYRSDLWSTGITAIEMAEGAPPLCDMHPMRALFLIPRNPPPRLKSKKWSKKFCSFIEGSLVKNYTQRPPTDQLLKHPFIRDQPNERQVRIQLKDHIDRTKKKRGEKDETEYEYSGSEEEEEEAQEQEGEPSSIVNQPGESTLRRDFIRLQQENKERSEALRRQQLLQEQQLREQEEYKRQLLAERQKRIEQQKEQRRRLEEQQRREREMRQQEREQRRREQDDKRRMEEVERRRKEEEERRRAEEEKRRADREQEYIRRQLGEEQRHLEILQQQLLLVRPNSADERYRKNIQGSHQAAQVKVQPPVPPRAAETVANGNAPLAAPPAMHRPMEAQVQWSHLATLKSSIAAPPVISRSHSFSEPIVPGFAHLNLRSQEQHHQPAPSSSSPARTDLQPHPQPRATPLEKAPTDDTPPRVRTGLSPGKGG, encoded by the exons gatgaagaggaggagattaAACTGGAGATTAATATGCTGAAGAAGTACTCCCACCACAGAAACATAGCCACCTACTACGGAGCCTTCATCAAGAAGAGCCCACCAGGACATGACGACCAGCTctgg CTGGTGATGGAGTTCTGTGGTGCAGGCTCCATCACAGACCTGGTGAAGAACACCAAGGGCAACACACTGAAGGAGGACTGGATCGCCTACATCTCCCGTGAGATCCTCAGG GGGTTGGCTCACCTGCACGCCCACCATGTGATCCACCGTGACATCAAGGGCCAGAACGTGCTGCTGACTGAGAACGCTGAGGTCAAACTGG tgGACTTTGGTGTGAGCGCCCAGCTGGACCGGACGGTGGGCCGGAGGAACACCTTCATCGGGACACCCTATTGGATGGCGCCCGAGGTCATTGCCTGCGACGAGAACCCAGACGCCACCTACGACTACAGA AGTGACTTGTGGTCCACTGGAATCACAGCTATAGAGATGGCTGAGGGAGCTCCTC CGCTGTGCGATATGCATCCAATGAGAGCGCTCTTCCTCATCCCCCGAAACCCTCCTCCTCGACTCAAATCAAAGAAATG gtCTAAGAAGTTTTGCAGCTTCATCGAGGGCTCCCTGGTGAAGAACTATACCCAGCGCCCCCCCACCGACCAGCTGCTGAAACACCCCTTCATCAGGGACCAGCCCAATGAAAGGCAGGTCCGCATCCAACTCAAAGACCACATCGACCGCACCAAGaagaagaggggggagaagg aTGAGACAGAGTATGAGTACAGTGGGagtgaggaagaagaggaggaagctcaggagcaggagggggagccCAG CTCCATAGTGAACCAGCCAGGGGAGTCAACCCTGCGTAGGGACTTCATCCGTCTGCAGCAGGAGAACAAGGAGCGCTCGGAGGCCCTGCGCAGACAGCAGCTCTTGCAGGAGCAGCAGCTCCGGGAGCAGGAGGAGTACAAGCGCCAACTACTGGCAGAGAGGCAGAAACGCATCGAGCAGCAGAAAGAGCAGAGGAGGCGGCTGGAGGAG CAACAGCGTCGTGAGCGGGAGATGAGGCAGCAGGAGCGTGAGCAGCGGCGCCGCGAGCAGGATGACAAGAGGCGTATGGAGGAGGTTGAACGCCGGCGTAAAGAGGAGGAAGAGCGTAGGAGGGccgaggaggagaagaggagggctgACCGCGAGCAG GAGTACATCCGTCGGCAGTTGGGTGAGGAGCAGAGGCACCTGGAGATCCTGCAGCAACAGCTGCTACTGGTGAGACCAAACTCT GCCGATGAGAGGTACCGTAAGAACATCCAAGGTTCTCATCAGGCTGCCCAGGTTAAGGTCCAGCCCCCAGTTCCTCCCCGCGCCGCAGAGACCGTCGCTAACGGAAACGCCCCCTTGGCCGCCCCACCCGCCATGCACAGACCCATGGAAGCCCAG GTCCAGTGGTCCCACCTGGCCACTCTAAAGAGCAGCATCGCCGCTCCCCCCGTCATCTCACGCTCTCATTCCTTCAGTGAGCCCATCGTCCCTGGCTTTGCACACCTCAACCTGCGCTCTCAGGAGCAGCACCATCAACCtgcaccatcatcatcatcgccCGCACGCACTGACCTGCAGCCCCACCCCCAGCCTAGGGCCACTCCCCTCGAGAAGGCCCCCACAGACGACACCCCTCCCAGGGTAAGAACAGGCCTATCCCCTGGCAAAGGCGGGTAG
- the LOC121536964 gene encoding mitogen-activated protein kinase kinase kinase kinase 4 isoform X2, with the protein MANESPAKSLVDIDLASLRDPAGIFELVEVVGNGTYGQVYKGRHVKTGQLAAIKVMDVTEDEEEEIKLEINMLKKYSHHRNIATYYGAFIKKSPPGHDDQLWLVMEFCGAGSITDLVKNTKGNTLKEDWIAYISREILRGLAHLHAHHVIHRDIKGQNVLLTENAEVKLVDFGVSAQLDRTVGRRNTFIGTPYWMAPEVIACDENPDATYDYRSDLWSTGITAIEMAEGAPPLCDMHPMRALFLIPRNPPPRLKSKKWSKKFCSFIEGSLVKNYTQRPPTDQLLKHPFIRDQPNERQVRIQLKDHIDRTKKKRGEKDETEYEYSGSEEEEEEAQEQEGEPSSIVNQPGESTLRRDFIRLQQENKERSEALRRQQLLQEQQLREQEEYKRQLLAERQKRIEQQKEQRRRLEEQQRREREMRQQEREQRRREQDDKRRMEEVERRRKEEEERRRAEEEKRRADREQEYIRRQLGEEQRHLEILQQQLLLVRPNSADERYRKNIQGSHQAAQVKVQPPVPPRAAETVANGNAPLAAPPAMHRPMEAQVQWSHLATLKSSIAAPPVISRSHSFSEPIVPGFAHLNLRSQEQHHQPAPSSSSPARTDLQPHPQPRATPLEKAPTDDTPPRVPVRTTSRSPVLSHRDSPFHGNANATPSNPVSQRNASSAAAEPRLLWERVEKLVPRPASGSSGSTGSSSGSSNSSSHSGSGERFRARSSSKSEGSPLQRPEHAGKTPEERKDLVRSNRPVDLTALAKELRAVEDVPRPHKVTDYSSSSEESGTTDEDDDEEVDQEGGEESTSGPEDSRAVSSRLSNGETESAKIMIVHGESDAKTTPCKDGTLIVRPRAGDSKMRPFPSPGQGPVLGLVPSPGLIHPALQGHPGLQGHQERNGFAGRIHLLPDLIQQSHHSPSSSSASSSPSSSSLASPTMSMSPQSPLDKLSMLLESHSSSNSMQKHKSSSSFTPFIDPRLLQVSPSGAALNNLAFGNDARLAEALRADPSRKGSVVNVNPVNTRPQSDTPEIRKYKKRFNSEILCAALWGVNLLVGTESGLMLLDRSGQGKVYPLISRRRFQQMDVLEGLNVLVTISGKKNKLRVYYLSWLRNKILHNDPEVEKKQGWVTVGDLEGAVHYKVVKYERIKFLVLALKNSVEVYAWAPKPYHKFMAFKSFGDLVHKPLLVDLTVEEGQRLKVIYGSSNGFHAVDVDSGAVYDIYLPTHIQTSIQSHAIIILPNTDGIELLVCYEDEGVYVNTYGRITKDVVLQWGEMPTSVAYIRSNQIMGWGEKAIEIRSVETGHLDGVFMHKRAQRLKFLCERNDKVFFASVRSGGASQVYFMTLGRTSLLSW; encoded by the exons gatgaagaggaggagattaAACTGGAGATTAATATGCTGAAGAAGTACTCCCACCACAGAAACATAGCCACCTACTACGGAGCCTTCATCAAGAAGAGCCCACCAGGACATGACGACCAGCTctgg CTGGTGATGGAGTTCTGTGGTGCAGGCTCCATCACAGACCTGGTGAAGAACACCAAGGGCAACACACTGAAGGAGGACTGGATCGCCTACATCTCCCGTGAGATCCTCAGG GGGTTGGCTCACCTGCACGCCCACCATGTGATCCACCGTGACATCAAGGGCCAGAACGTGCTGCTGACTGAGAACGCTGAGGTCAAACTGG tgGACTTTGGTGTGAGCGCCCAGCTGGACCGGACGGTGGGCCGGAGGAACACCTTCATCGGGACACCCTATTGGATGGCGCCCGAGGTCATTGCCTGCGACGAGAACCCAGACGCCACCTACGACTACAGA AGTGACTTGTGGTCCACTGGAATCACAGCTATAGAGATGGCTGAGGGAGCTCCTC CGCTGTGCGATATGCATCCAATGAGAGCGCTCTTCCTCATCCCCCGAAACCCTCCTCCTCGACTCAAATCAAAGAAATG gtCTAAGAAGTTTTGCAGCTTCATCGAGGGCTCCCTGGTGAAGAACTATACCCAGCGCCCCCCCACCGACCAGCTGCTGAAACACCCCTTCATCAGGGACCAGCCCAATGAAAGGCAGGTCCGCATCCAACTCAAAGACCACATCGACCGCACCAAGaagaagaggggggagaagg aTGAGACAGAGTATGAGTACAGTGGGagtgaggaagaagaggaggaagctcaggagcaggagggggagccCAG CTCCATAGTGAACCAGCCAGGGGAGTCAACCCTGCGTAGGGACTTCATCCGTCTGCAGCAGGAGAACAAGGAGCGCTCGGAGGCCCTGCGCAGACAGCAGCTCTTGCAGGAGCAGCAGCTCCGGGAGCAGGAGGAGTACAAGCGCCAACTACTGGCAGAGAGGCAGAAACGCATCGAGCAGCAGAAAGAGCAGAGGAGGCGGCTGGAGGAG CAACAGCGTCGTGAGCGGGAGATGAGGCAGCAGGAGCGTGAGCAGCGGCGCCGCGAGCAGGATGACAAGAGGCGTATGGAGGAGGTTGAACGCCGGCGTAAAGAGGAGGAAGAGCGTAGGAGGGccgaggaggagaagaggagggctgACCGCGAGCAG GAGTACATCCGTCGGCAGTTGGGTGAGGAGCAGAGGCACCTGGAGATCCTGCAGCAACAGCTGCTACTGGTGAGACCAAACTCT GCCGATGAGAGGTACCGTAAGAACATCCAAGGTTCTCATCAGGCTGCCCAGGTTAAGGTCCAGCCCCCAGTTCCTCCCCGCGCCGCAGAGACCGTCGCTAACGGAAACGCCCCCTTGGCCGCCCCACCCGCCATGCACAGACCCATGGAAGCCCAG GTCCAGTGGTCCCACCTGGCCACTCTAAAGAGCAGCATCGCCGCTCCCCCCGTCATCTCACGCTCTCATTCCTTCAGTGAGCCCATCGTCCCTGGCTTTGCACACCTCAACCTGCGCTCTCAGGAGCAGCACCATCAACCtgcaccatcatcatcatcgccCGCACGCACTGACCTGCAGCCCCACCCCCAGCCTAGGGCCACTCCCCTCGAGAAGGCCCCCACAGACGACACCCCTCCCAGG GTTCCTGTGAGGACAACGTCCAGGTCTCCAGTACTGTCACACAGGGACTCCCCTTTCCATGGCAATGCCAACGCTACGCCTAGCAACCCGGTGAGCCAGAGGAACGCCAGCAG TGCTGCAGCGGAACCGCGTCTGCTGTGGGAGCGGGTGGAGAAGCTGGTTCCCAGGCCAgccagtggtagtagtggtagtactGGCAGTTCCTCTGGCTCCAGTAACTCCAGCTCTCATAGCGGCTCAGGGGAGAGATTCAGAGCCCGCT cctcGTCAAAGTCTGAGGGTTCTCCCCTGCAGCGcccagagcatgctgggaaaaccccagaggagaggaaggactTGGTCAGATCTAACCGACCGGTG GATCTGACGGCGCTGGCCAAAGAGCTGCGTGCGGTGGAGGACGTTCCACGCCCCCACAAGGTGACGGACTACTCCTCATCTAGTGAAGAGTCGGGGACCacagatgaggatgatgatgaagaggtggaccaggagggaggggaggagtctACCTCAGGACCAGAGGACTCTCGGGCTGT CTCTTCGAGGCTGAGCAACGGTGAGACGGAGTCGGCGAAGATCATGATCGTTCACGGCGAGAGTGACGCTAAAACCACACCCTGTAAAGATGGCACTCTGATCGTCAGACCG AGAGCAGGTGACAGCAAAATGCGACCTTTTCCCAGCCCTGGTCAAGGCCCTGTCCTTGGCTTAGTCCCCAGTCCCGGGCTGATTCACCCTGCCCTCCAGGGCCACCCCGGTCTCCAAGGCCACCAGGAGAGAAATGGCTTTGCAGGCCGCATTCACCTCCTGCCTGACCTGATCCAGCAGAGccaccactccccctcctcctcctccgcctcctcctccccctcctcctccagcctGGCCAGCCCCACCATGTCAATGTCCCCCCAGAGCCCCCTGGACAAGCTCAGCATGCTCCTGGAG AGCCATTCTTCCAGCAACAGCATGCAGAAACACaagtcctcctcctccttcactcccttTATTGATCCACGCCTCCTCCAGGTCTCTCCATCCGGTGCTGCTCTCAACAACCTGG CTTTTGGGAACGACGCCAGGCTGGCAGAGGCACTGAGGGCGGACCCGTCACGTAAAGGCTCTGTGGTCAACGTAAACCCCGTCAACACACGGCCGCAGAGTGACACCCCAGAGATCCGCAAGTACAAGAAAAGGTTTAACTCTGAGATCCTGTGTGCTGCACTCTGGG gcgtgAACCTCCTGGTGGGCACAGAGAGTGGTCTGATGCTGCTGGACCGTAGTGGTCAGGGGAAGGTCTACCCCCTCATCAGCCGACGCCGCTTCCAACAGATGGACGTCCTGGAGGGACTCAACGTCCTGGTCACTatatcag GCAAGAAAAACAAGCTGCGTGTTTACTATCTGTCCTGGCTGAGGAACAAGATCCTGCATAACGACCCTGAGGTGGAGAAGAAACAGGGCTGGGTCACTGTGGGAGACCTCGAGGGCGCTGTGCACTACAAAGTTG TGAAATACGAGAGGATCAAGTTTTTGGTGCTGGCCCTGAAGAACTCGGTGGAGGTCTATGCATGGGCACCGAAGCCCTACCACAAGTTCATGGCCTTCAAG TCATTTGGTGACCTGGTGCACAAGCCCCTACTGGTTGACCTGACGGTGGAGGAGGGTCAGAGATTAAAGGTCATCTATGGCTCCAGTAACGGATTCCATGCCGTGGACGTGGACTCAGGGGCAGTCTACGACATCTACCTGCCCACACAT atCCAGACCAGTATCCAGTCCCATGCCATCATCATCCTGCCCAACACAGATGGCATTGAGCTGCTGGTGTGTTACGAGGACGAGGGTGTCTATGTCAACACTTATGGACGCATCACCAAGGACGTGGTGCTGCAGTGGGGCGAGATGCCCACTTCTGTGG CTTATATCCGTTCTAACCAGATCATGGGCTGGGGGGAGAAGGCCATAGAGATCAGGTCTGTGGAAACCGGACACCTGGACGGGGTCTTCATGCACAAGAGAGCCCAGAGACTCAAGTTCCTGTGTGAGAGGAACGACAAG
- the LOC121536964 gene encoding mitogen-activated protein kinase kinase kinase kinase 4 isoform X9, whose translation MANESPAKSLVDIDLASLRDPAGIFELVEVVGNGTYGQVYKGRHVKTGQLAAIKVMDVTEDEEEEIKLEINMLKKYSHHRNIATYYGAFIKKSPPGHDDQLWLVMEFCGAGSITDLVKNTKGNTLKEDWIAYISREILRGLAHLHAHHVIHRDIKGQNVLLTENAEVKLVDFGVSAQLDRTVGRRNTFIGTPYWMAPEVIACDENPDATYDYRSDLWSTGITAIEMAEGAPPLCDMHPMRALFLIPRNPPPRLKSKKWSKKFCSFIEGSLVKNYTQRPPTDQLLKHPFIRDQPNERQVRIQLKDHIDRTKKKRGEKDETEYEYSGSEEEEEEAQEQEGEPSSIVNQPGESTLRRDFIRLQQENKERSEALRRQQLLQEQQLREQEEYKRQLLAERQKRIEQQKEQRRRLEEQQRREREMRQQEREQRRREQDDKRRMEEVERRRKEEEERRRAEEEKRRADREQEYIRRQLGEEQRHLEILQQQLLLVRPNSADERYRKNIQGSHQAAQVKVQPPVPPRAAETVANGNAPLAAPPAMHRPMEAQVPVRTTSRSPVLSHRDSPFHGNANATPSNPVSQRNASSAAAEPRLLWERVEKLVPRPASGSSGSTGSSSGSSNSSSHSGSGERFRARSSSKSEGSPLQRPEHAGKTPEERKDLVRSNRPVDLTALAKELRAVEDVPRPHKVTDYSSSSEESGTTDEDDDEEVDQEGGEESTSGPEDSRAVSSRLSNGETESAKIMIVHGESDAKTTPCKDGTLIVRPSHSSSNSMQKHKSSSSFTPFIDPRLLQVSPSGAALNNLAFGNDARLAEALRADPSRKGSVVNVNPVNTRPQSDTPEIRKYKKRFNSEILCAALWGVNLLVGTESGLMLLDRSGQGKVYPLISRRRFQQMDVLEGLNVLVTISGKKNKLRVYYLSWLRNKILHNDPEVEKKQGWVTVGDLEGAVHYKVVKYERIKFLVLALKNSVEVYAWAPKPYHKFMAFKSFGDLVHKPLLVDLTVEEGQRLKVIYGSSNGFHAVDVDSGAVYDIYLPTHIQTSIQSHAIIILPNTDGIELLVCYEDEGVYVNTYGRITKDVVLQWGEMPTSVAYIRSNQIMGWGEKAIEIRSVETGHLDGVFMHKRAQRLKFLCERNDKVFFASVRSGGASQVYFMTLGRTSLLSW comes from the exons gatgaagaggaggagattaAACTGGAGATTAATATGCTGAAGAAGTACTCCCACCACAGAAACATAGCCACCTACTACGGAGCCTTCATCAAGAAGAGCCCACCAGGACATGACGACCAGCTctgg CTGGTGATGGAGTTCTGTGGTGCAGGCTCCATCACAGACCTGGTGAAGAACACCAAGGGCAACACACTGAAGGAGGACTGGATCGCCTACATCTCCCGTGAGATCCTCAGG GGGTTGGCTCACCTGCACGCCCACCATGTGATCCACCGTGACATCAAGGGCCAGAACGTGCTGCTGACTGAGAACGCTGAGGTCAAACTGG tgGACTTTGGTGTGAGCGCCCAGCTGGACCGGACGGTGGGCCGGAGGAACACCTTCATCGGGACACCCTATTGGATGGCGCCCGAGGTCATTGCCTGCGACGAGAACCCAGACGCCACCTACGACTACAGA AGTGACTTGTGGTCCACTGGAATCACAGCTATAGAGATGGCTGAGGGAGCTCCTC CGCTGTGCGATATGCATCCAATGAGAGCGCTCTTCCTCATCCCCCGAAACCCTCCTCCTCGACTCAAATCAAAGAAATG gtCTAAGAAGTTTTGCAGCTTCATCGAGGGCTCCCTGGTGAAGAACTATACCCAGCGCCCCCCCACCGACCAGCTGCTGAAACACCCCTTCATCAGGGACCAGCCCAATGAAAGGCAGGTCCGCATCCAACTCAAAGACCACATCGACCGCACCAAGaagaagaggggggagaagg aTGAGACAGAGTATGAGTACAGTGGGagtgaggaagaagaggaggaagctcaggagcaggagggggagccCAG CTCCATAGTGAACCAGCCAGGGGAGTCAACCCTGCGTAGGGACTTCATCCGTCTGCAGCAGGAGAACAAGGAGCGCTCGGAGGCCCTGCGCAGACAGCAGCTCTTGCAGGAGCAGCAGCTCCGGGAGCAGGAGGAGTACAAGCGCCAACTACTGGCAGAGAGGCAGAAACGCATCGAGCAGCAGAAAGAGCAGAGGAGGCGGCTGGAGGAG CAACAGCGTCGTGAGCGGGAGATGAGGCAGCAGGAGCGTGAGCAGCGGCGCCGCGAGCAGGATGACAAGAGGCGTATGGAGGAGGTTGAACGCCGGCGTAAAGAGGAGGAAGAGCGTAGGAGGGccgaggaggagaagaggagggctgACCGCGAGCAG GAGTACATCCGTCGGCAGTTGGGTGAGGAGCAGAGGCACCTGGAGATCCTGCAGCAACAGCTGCTACTGGTGAGACCAAACTCT GCCGATGAGAGGTACCGTAAGAACATCCAAGGTTCTCATCAGGCTGCCCAGGTTAAGGTCCAGCCCCCAGTTCCTCCCCGCGCCGCAGAGACCGTCGCTAACGGAAACGCCCCCTTGGCCGCCCCACCCGCCATGCACAGACCCATGGAAGCCCAG GTTCCTGTGAGGACAACGTCCAGGTCTCCAGTACTGTCACACAGGGACTCCCCTTTCCATGGCAATGCCAACGCTACGCCTAGCAACCCGGTGAGCCAGAGGAACGCCAGCAG TGCTGCAGCGGAACCGCGTCTGCTGTGGGAGCGGGTGGAGAAGCTGGTTCCCAGGCCAgccagtggtagtagtggtagtactGGCAGTTCCTCTGGCTCCAGTAACTCCAGCTCTCATAGCGGCTCAGGGGAGAGATTCAGAGCCCGCT cctcGTCAAAGTCTGAGGGTTCTCCCCTGCAGCGcccagagcatgctgggaaaaccccagaggagaggaaggactTGGTCAGATCTAACCGACCGGTG GATCTGACGGCGCTGGCCAAAGAGCTGCGTGCGGTGGAGGACGTTCCACGCCCCCACAAGGTGACGGACTACTCCTCATCTAGTGAAGAGTCGGGGACCacagatgaggatgatgatgaagaggtggaccaggagggaggggaggagtctACCTCAGGACCAGAGGACTCTCGGGCTGT CTCTTCGAGGCTGAGCAACGGTGAGACGGAGTCGGCGAAGATCATGATCGTTCACGGCGAGAGTGACGCTAAAACCACACCCTGTAAAGATGGCACTCTGATCGTCAGACCG AGCCATTCTTCCAGCAACAGCATGCAGAAACACaagtcctcctcctccttcactcccttTATTGATCCACGCCTCCTCCAGGTCTCTCCATCCGGTGCTGCTCTCAACAACCTGG CTTTTGGGAACGACGCCAGGCTGGCAGAGGCACTGAGGGCGGACCCGTCACGTAAAGGCTCTGTGGTCAACGTAAACCCCGTCAACACACGGCCGCAGAGTGACACCCCAGAGATCCGCAAGTACAAGAAAAGGTTTAACTCTGAGATCCTGTGTGCTGCACTCTGGG gcgtgAACCTCCTGGTGGGCACAGAGAGTGGTCTGATGCTGCTGGACCGTAGTGGTCAGGGGAAGGTCTACCCCCTCATCAGCCGACGCCGCTTCCAACAGATGGACGTCCTGGAGGGACTCAACGTCCTGGTCACTatatcag GCAAGAAAAACAAGCTGCGTGTTTACTATCTGTCCTGGCTGAGGAACAAGATCCTGCATAACGACCCTGAGGTGGAGAAGAAACAGGGCTGGGTCACTGTGGGAGACCTCGAGGGCGCTGTGCACTACAAAGTTG TGAAATACGAGAGGATCAAGTTTTTGGTGCTGGCCCTGAAGAACTCGGTGGAGGTCTATGCATGGGCACCGAAGCCCTACCACAAGTTCATGGCCTTCAAG TCATTTGGTGACCTGGTGCACAAGCCCCTACTGGTTGACCTGACGGTGGAGGAGGGTCAGAGATTAAAGGTCATCTATGGCTCCAGTAACGGATTCCATGCCGTGGACGTGGACTCAGGGGCAGTCTACGACATCTACCTGCCCACACAT atCCAGACCAGTATCCAGTCCCATGCCATCATCATCCTGCCCAACACAGATGGCATTGAGCTGCTGGTGTGTTACGAGGACGAGGGTGTCTATGTCAACACTTATGGACGCATCACCAAGGACGTGGTGCTGCAGTGGGGCGAGATGCCCACTTCTGTGG CTTATATCCGTTCTAACCAGATCATGGGCTGGGGGGAGAAGGCCATAGAGATCAGGTCTGTGGAAACCGGACACCTGGACGGGGTCTTCATGCACAAGAGAGCCCAGAGACTCAAGTTCCTGTGTGAGAGGAACGACAAG